GCTGGCTGTCATTTTTGTTCTCCTCGCATGGCAGCCGGATCAATGATTCCGACCTCCCCACACCCATGGCGGTGTTGATCCTTTGTATGCTGTCATAATGCACCTGAATTGGCGTCATGCAACATAATGCGTGAAAATTATGCATAATAATGCAACATTTGAGTTTTCCGGGTAACCCATGGGTTACCGGGCCTGGCTAAAAACTGCCATAACCACGGATATCCACGGACCATAGTAGTGAGGCTATGGACGGGACTGGATTTAGGTATTTGGTATAGATGCGCCCTCACCAGGCCTCAGAAAGCTGCACGGAGAGGGTTAAGAAATGACAACCTGGCCGGTCAGTACAACAACATCAGCGGCAACAGGGTTATGATCGGGAAGAGCACCAGAATGACCACCCGGACCAGATCAGACGCCACAAAGAACATCACAGCCTTGTAGGTGTCGATCATCTTGGTTTTGCGGTCCATCGCATTGATGATGAACAGGTTCATCCCCACCGGAGGCGTGATCAGGCCCACTTCGACCACGATCAGCACCAGAATACCAAACCAGATGGCGACATATTCGCCCTCGATCCGGTTGGCCATGCCCTGGGTGACGCGGATGCCCAGCTCTTTCATTTGGTCGCGGGTGAGCTCCATTCCGCCGGCGATCGCCTCTTGGATCGAGGCAAGCATCCCGTCTGCCATGCCATCGGGCACCCCGACATTCAGAACCTCCATCGCGGCGCTGGCCTGCATGGCGGGCAGTGACACCAGATTGAAGTCCATCGCCGAGATCACCGGAAAGAAGATCGGGATGGTCAGCAAAATCATACTGAGGCTGTCCATCAGGCAGCCAAACAGCAGGTAGAACACCAGGATAAGCGTTAGCACCATCCATGGGCTAAGTCCCTGACTGACGACAAAGTCGGCCAGTTCCTGCGGCACTTTGGTCAGGGCCAGAAAACCGTTGTAGAAGCCGGCACCCAGCACGATGAAAAAGATCATCGCGGTGGAACGTGCCGTCACCATGAAGCTGTCGGTCAGGCTGTCGCGGGTCAGGCCGCCGTTCAGCCAGGCGATCAACCCAGTGCCAAAGGCCCCGACTGCCGCGCCTTCGGTTGGCGTGAACCAGCCCAGATAGATACCGCCGACCACCACGCCAAAGACCATCAGCACCGGCCAAACCCGGAACAACGCGGCAAAACGTTCACCCCATGGAATCGCAGGACGGGTGCCTGCGGCG
This portion of the Parasedimentitalea marina genome encodes:
- a CDS encoding TRAP transporter large permease; translation: MTALEIGIASFPLLMVLIFLRVPIGLSMFLVGLGGLMIVTDGTLVAFGRLKNETYSTFSSYSLTIVPMFLLMGHFATLGGMSSALFKAAEGFLGHRRGGVAMAAIGACAGFGAICGSSLATAATMGRVALPELKQYGYAGGFSAATLAAGGTLGILIPPSVVLVIYAILTEQNIAKLFLAAFIPGILAALGYVIVISIYVRLYPDAAGTRPAIPWGERFAALFRVWPVLMVFGVVVGGIYLGWFTPTEGAAVGAFGTGLIAWLNGGLTRDSLTDSFMVTARSTAMIFFIVLGAGFYNGFLALTKVPQELADFVVSQGLSPWMVLTLILVFYLLFGCLMDSLSMILLTIPIFFPVISAMDFNLVSLPAMQASAAMEVLNVGVPDGMADGMLASIQEAIAGGMELTRDQMKELGIRVTQGMANRIEGEYVAIWFGILVLIVVEVGLITPPVGMNLFIINAMDRKTKMIDTYKAVMFFVASDLVRVVILVLFPIITLLPLMLLY